Proteins from a single region of Candidatus Binatia bacterium:
- a CDS encoding PIN domain-containing protein: MRAGPVFLDTGIFIAFLDRSDQYHQAATRLFSDPPRRWFSSLAIVSETYGWFLHRLGEEAARTFRLALVDLPHLELLSLDAEHHALVIRKLERLRGHKLTYVDASSLVFLDRFRIEEVWGTDRDLALAGARVVPVGTD; encoded by the coding sequence ATGAGGGCCGGGCCGGTCTTCTTGGACACTGGCATATTCATCGCCTTTCTCGACCGATCCGATCAGTATCACCAGGCGGCGACGCGTCTCTTCTCAGACCCGCCGCGACGGTGGTTTTCGTCACTGGCGATCGTGTCGGAGACTTACGGCTGGTTTCTCCACCGCCTGGGTGAGGAAGCCGCGCGGACCTTCCGCCTGGCGCTCGTCGACCTGCCGCATCTTGAGCTGCTGTCGCTCGACGCCGAGCACCACGCGCTGGTCATCCGCAAGCTCGAGCGTCTCCGGGGTCACAAGCTCACGTACGTGGACGCATCGAGCCTGGTGTTCCTCGATCGTTTTCGAATCGAAGAAGTCTGGGGAACGGACCGCGACCTCGCACTTGCAGGCGCCCGGGTGGTACCTGTCGGCACCGATTAG
- a CDS encoding CopG family transcriptional regulator, translating to MIRTQISLEEDAYRQAKAEARRRGISLAEFLRRAVAVALGQRKGTARPWMRYAGSVSSGDPHASRSVNDVVYGRARP from the coding sequence ATGATCCGGACACAGATATCCCTGGAAGAGGACGCGTACCGCCAAGCCAAGGCGGAGGCGCGACGGCGTGGCATCTCCCTCGCCGAGTTCTTGCGCCGCGCGGTGGCGGTGGCGTTGGGGCAACGGAAGGGAACCGCTCGCCCTTGGATGCGGTACGCGGGTTCGGTGTCCTCCGGCGACCCACACGCGAGCCGTAGCGTCAACGACGTGGTCTATGGGCGCGCACGGCCATGA